The following proteins come from a genomic window of Saccharomyces mikatae IFO 1815 strain IFO1815 genome assembly, chromosome: 7:
- the AIP5 gene encoding Aip5p (similar to Saccharomyces cerevisiae YFR016C; ancestral locus Anc_1.377), translating into MVESSTVENLEGNVQPPLINGARDSYSVVSMESPLLSTDVCPENKVSLTEADLDGAVNVTDDFLIELPPQEQTLKPKDTEKQIQEQIKTENNRDTTVKPYNSVDKTVGSSLQNANSKDLEQKDEEIEINIDTVNPDKKSSTDTTTNVDVVTSKPSTNGTIKNAEDTSSVKEPRGVDVDNIPIKKNKKGRKKKTVNKKGRISSNSAGATDLSKQTTLDSILIGIEEYLQDDDLKNEDIKVNVIRGELADVQSSHSQKDKVPYGDLSEKRLDVQETDTETFSESAQKIFSVNEINKDHIDEASLKDQNDVSMDKIEHAISEEGNAILYSGGENEASAGHKQEPHSLKENDENVQASTTEYLLQGKTKDAERRSLAKSEFHFNVGESEPLTSREVKQTESVKDSTTPLILAREDKEVEVSEEKHILERKAKQDHETVTANHEIDRNDDTETVNSNNILTLEGDKQKVNIDGIPNPIMCTSDNEKNVEHSTDTSLNVEKEEKLALPEVGKKSAIEKPEAIKDNEETSIEEGSTPKIKETIDDNKMQSEMADGFPNYELEGNAKPAIIPEESSNFGNNPETSPQESKRNEGATPELTRESMKGEDGEIAEVVENDRISDAFETTEEDLKSIKQDKEDRDTSVHGYIGDLEDDTIASGIKTIKEDIKTKQDGIVEPLEVKIESEDSAAAREVFATVEKGATVEKLGDSISERFEDIQITKEKEEEIPKEDTKDQDAEVGEVLKEESTADISRAVGSSKEEYRSQNVKVSTEEVETTQKDIEDATSKNLEITQKGNEMIKKNAESKDGGVTETVNEGSKVKDAGTDEKNIKNNKKIAKGDIERDLEMEASKADEAKTRPKALEIIARRDEENEEVETAQISGEEAYMGGNEPSGTTNEDNKAEYSKTAEILEDARNCLKAEVPKEDTEAATKKDAAEDGASPANILKGATTEHNYKDIKVSDEHEKTVELPELARQEKMLLKGDNEEMRTEENEKMNFIPDLTMEETIVEDIGKRETETEQEGQEEEGEDEEGTCQLDFNDTESINIEGPGNEENESEDQKTNEDSKEPTADDIFKDILDETDEFLEQLKIVDDSEINALLQSLDAKDTATQTAKQPIQDQPKPQDVIKTSEIRTMNEQEPVYIYTSLAGGGFHMIPRTNRLSTILTANRIPFTYRDLGTDDEARKVWKTFSKGRSLPGVVRGHNDLIGNWEDIEEANEDYRLRELIYDII; encoded by the coding sequence ATGGTAGAATCTTCAACTGTAGAAAATCTGGAAGGCAATGTTCAACCTCCCCTAATTAATGGTGCTAGAGACTCTTATTCTGTGGTTTCAATGGAATCACCCCTACTAAGTACGGATGTGTGCCcagaaaataaagtttcACTAACAGAAGCTGACTTGGATGGAGCGGTAAATGTCACTGACGACTTTCTAATAGAGCTGCCACCTCAAGAACAAACTTTGAAACCGAAAGATACCGAAAAGCAAATCCAAGAACAAATTAAGACAGAAAACAATAGAGATACTACAGTGAAACCTTACAATTCTGTTGATAAAACTGTAGGAAGCTCTTTACAAAATGCAAACTCTAAAGATTTGGAACAAAAAGacgaagaaattgaaataaaCATAGATACAGTAAACCCCGATAAGAAATCATCTACAGATACCACAACAAATGTGGATGTGGTCACTAGTAAGCCTTCCACCAATGGTACGATTAAAAATGCGGAAGATACATCATCAGTCAAAGAACCAAGGGGGGTTGATGTTGATAATATTccaattaaaaaaaacaagaaaggaaggaagaaaaaaactgttaataaaaaaggtcgcatttcatcaaattctgcAGGTGCCACTGatctttcaaaacaaacaaCATTAGATTCCATATTAATAGGTATCGAAGAGTACCTGCAGGACGATGACTTAAAAAACGAAGATATCAAAGTTAATGTCATCAGAGGAGAACTTGCTGATGTACAAAGTTCACACAGTCAGAAAGATAAGGTACCTTACGGAGATCTATCAGAAAAGAGACTTGATGTGCAAGAAACAGATACCGAAACATTTAGTGAATCCGCTCAAAAGATATTTAGTGTTAATGAAATCAACAAAGACCACATTGATGAGGCCTCTTTGAAAGATCAAAACGATGTTAGTATGGACAAGATAGAACACGCCATATCTGAAGAAGGCAATGCGATTTTGTACTCCGGTGGAGAAAATGAAGCGTCTGCTGGACATAAACAAGAGCCTCACagcttgaaagaaaatgacgAAAATGTACAGGCTTCTACAACAGAATATCTATTGCAGGGAAAAACTAAAGATGCTGAAAGGAGAAGTTTAGCAAAAAGCGAGTTTCACTTCAATGTGGGTGAATCAGAGCCCTTAACATCTAGAGAAGTTAAGCAGACTGAAAGCGTTAAAGATTCTACAACACCTCTAATTCTCGCAAGagaagataaagaagtAGAAGTGAGTGAAGAAAAGCATATCTTGGAGCGAAAAGCAAAGCAAGATCACGAAACCGTAACTGCTAATCATGAAATTGATAGGAATGATGATACTGAAACGGttaatagtaataatatccTCACACTTGAAGGAGATAAGCAAAAAGTCAATATTGACGGAATTCCAAACCCAATAATGTGCACTAGTGATAATGAGAAGAACGTAGAGCACAGTACTGATACATCCCTGAACGTTGAAAAGGAGGAAAAACTGGCTTTGCCAGAagttggaaagaaaagtgCAATTGAGAAACCAGAAGCTataaaagataatgaagaaaccaGTATTGAAGAGGGATCAACACCTAAAATCAAGGAAACTAttgatgacaataaaaTGCAGTCAGAAATGGCAGATGGATTTCCCAATTATGAATTGGAAGGAAATGCGAAGCCTGCAATAATTCCAGAAGAAAGCTCTAATTTCGGGAATAATCCTGAAACGTCCCCTCAAGAAAGTAAGCGGAATGAAGGTGCCACCCCCGAATTAACCAGGGAAAGTATGAAGGGAGAAGATGGAGAGATTGCTGAAGTAGTAGAAAATGATAGAATATCGGACGCTTTCGAAACCACTGAAGAAGATCTCAAGTCTATTAAACAAGATAAAGAAGACAGAGATACCAGTGTTCATGGATATATTGGAGATTTAGAAGATGATACAATAGCAAGCGGAATCAAAACCATCAAGGAAGacataaaaacaaaacaagatGGAATTGTTGAACCTTTGGAAGTAAAGATAGAATCTGAGGATAGTGCAGCAGCAAGAGAAGTTTTCGCGACTGTTGAAAAAGGTGCAACAGTTGAGAAACTTGGGGATAGTATTTCTGAAAGATTCGAGGATATTCAAATcacgaaagaaaaagaagaagagattcCCAAGGAAGATACGAAGGACCAAGATGCTGAGGTGGGCgaagttttgaaagaagaatcaaCAGCAGATATTTCAAGAGCTGTCGGGAGTTCCAAAGAGGAATACAGATCTCAGAATGTCAAAGTTTCaacagaagaagttgaaacTACACAAAAAGATATAGAGGATGCAACGTCCAAAAACCTTGAAATTACTCAGAAAGGCAATGAaatgatcaagaaaaatgcagAGTCAAAGGATGGTGGAGTTACTGAGACTGTTAATGAAGGTTCCAAAGTAAAAGATGCTGGAACCgacgaaaaaaatataaaaaataacaagaaaatagCAAAAGGAGACATCGAACGAGATTTGGAAATGGAAGCCTCCAAGGCAGATGAAGCTAAGACAAGGCCTAAAGCTCTTGAAATCATCGCGAGAAGGgacgaagaaaatgagGAAGTGGAAACTGCGCAAATTTCAGGGGAAGAAGCTTATATGGGCGGGAATGAGCCTTCTGGGACCACCAACGAAGATAATAAGGCAGAATATTCCAAGACTGCTGAGATTTTAGAAGACGCTAGAAATTGTTTGAAGGCTGAAGTTCCAAAAGAAGACACTGAAGCTGCAACAAAGAAGGATGCTGCTGAAGACGGTGCTAGTCCTGCCAACATTCTCAAAGGAGCTACAACAGAACATAATTATAAGGATATAAAAGTTTCTGACGAGCATGAAAAGACAGTCGAGTTGCCTGAATTGGcaagacaagaaaaaatgctttTGAAAGGAGATAACGAGGAAATGAGAAccgaagaaaatgaaaagatgaATTTCATTCCAGATCTTACGATGGAAGAAACCATTGTAGAAGATATTGGAAAAAGGGAGACTGAAACAGAACAAGAAggacaagaagaagagggagaagatgaagaagggACATGCCAGCTAGATTTCAATGACACAGAGTCAATCAATATCGAAGGTCCAGgcaatgaagaaaatgaatccGAAGATCAGAAGACAAACGAAGATTCCAAAGAGCCAACCGCAGACgacattttcaaagatatcCTGGATGAAACTGATGAGTTTTTGGAGCAGCTAAAGATTGTCGACGACTCTGAAATAAACGCTTTACTTCAATCACTAGACGCGAAAGATACTGCCACTCAAACCGCAAAGCAACCCATCCAAGACCAACCCAAGCCTCAAGACGTAATAAAGACCAGTGAGATTCGAACGATGAATGAACAGGAACCTGTCTACATATACACCTCACTAGCCGGAGGTGGTTTCCATATGATCCCGAGAACAAATCGCTTAAGCACGATTTTAACTGCCAACAGGATACCGTTCACCTACAGAGATCTTGGAACAGACGATGAGGCAAGAAAAGTATGGAAAACATTTAGCAAGGGTAGGAGCCTTCCAGGTGTGGTCAGAGGACACAACGACTTGATAGGGAACTGGGAAGACATAGAAGAAGCCAACGAGGACTACAGGCTGCGGGAACTTATTTATGATATTATTTAG
- the SMKI07G2800 gene encoding uncharacterized protein (similar to Saccharomyces cerevisiae YFR018C; ancestral locus Anc_1.361): protein MKYGLPLGIIGLAYSVVLFGAQKTFGWELSYEEYHAAHLTEAINLDEDSDKNPKNLLLPFNRTRIPGSEGSRETQQFIIEHFNKTLAGQWAVETQPFKENGYYFNNLIMTLQNNATEHLVLAAHYDTKIAPTGMVGAIDSAASCAALLYTAQFLTHIASHERTLEFDKLASVPVVTGSTLGVKIVFFDGEEAIEEWGPEDSIYGARHLAAQWLADGTMTRIRMLLLMDLLGSGEEEPMVPSYYSETHQEYQLLNRIEDDLLFRRGDGSIAESQLAAQVARQRKRLDPTDYRFLGLGHSVVGDDHTPFLAAGVPVLHAIPLPFPSTWHTVEDDFRHLDATETRHWALLVCEFVVQSLRSRTE from the coding sequence ATGAAATACGGTTTGCCTTTAGGAATAATAGGTCTAGCATACTCAGTAGTGCTGTTTGGCGCACAGAAGACATTTGGGTGGGAGTTGTCTTATGAGGAGTACCATGCAGCACATTTGACAGAAGCTATCAACTTGGACGAAGACTCGGACAAGAATCCTAAAAATCTGCTGTTGCCGTTTAACAGAACGCGCATTCCCGGATCGGAAGGTTCGCGCGAGACCCAGCAGTTCATCATCGAGCATTTTAACAAGACACTGGCGGGGCAGTGGGCCGTTGAGACACAACCTTTCAAGGAGAACGGTTATTACTTCAACAACCTCATTATGACGTTGCAAAACAATGCGACCGAGCACCTGGTGCTTGCCGCACACTATGATACCAAGATAGCACCCACTGGAATGGTGGGTGCTATCGACAGCGCGGCCTCGTGCGCCGCGCTGCTATATACAGCCCAATTTCTAACGCACATCGCGTCTCACGAGCGTACCCTCGAGTTTGACAAGCTGGCGTCAGTTCCAGTAGTAACGGGTTCTACTTTAGGCGTGAAAATTGTGTTTTTTGACGGAGAGGAAGCCATTGAAGAGTGGGGGCCCGAGGATTCAATATATGGGGCACGGCATTTAGCCGCTCAGTGGCTTGCTGACGGTACGATGACACGGATTCGTATGCTATTACTTATGGACCTACTGGGAAGTGGTGAAGAGGAACCAATGGTACCCAGTTACTATTCAGAAACACATCAAGAGTATCAGCTGCTCAATCGAATAGAAGACGATTTGTTGTTTCGCCGCGGTGATGGATCTATTGCCGAATCACAGTTAGCCGCCCAAGTCGCGCGTCAACGAAAACGCCTCGACCCGACGGACTACCGGTTTCTGGGGCTCGGACATTCTGTCGTCGGAGACGACCATACGCCTTTCCTTGCTGCTGGAGTACCTGTACTGCACGCAATTCCGCTACCATTCCCCAGCACATGGCATACCGTGGAGGACGACTTCCGGCACTTGGACGCTACGGAGACTCGTCACTGGGCGCTGCTGGTGTGCGAATTTGTAGTACAGTCGCTGCGCTCTCGTACAGAGTGA
- the IGD1 gene encoding Igd1p (similar to Saccharomyces cerevisiae IGD1 (YFR017C) and YOL024W; ancestral locus Anc_1.363): MTDHHLNAPQLGSSPSFERSQDFLNIDEPPCAQETPSVSTFNLPGPSAPAQSVDKPVPMMRRRSTNYMDALNSREQARERESSIEEHAPGAERRSSGPMDFQNIIHNMQYKATNDSDLSHAGVDMGDSISHSPVGSRAGKKPIFKNSYLDSNSSNGNGTRIPRDSAPQLSTRRKSSFKYEDFKKDIYNQLHMFEDK, from the coding sequence ATGACGGACCACCACTTGAACGCGCCACAGCTGGGCTCGTCTCCCAGCTTTGAAAGGTCACAGGACTTCCTCAATATCGACGAACCACCCTGCGCACAGGAAACGCCCAGTGTTTCTACATTTAACCTCCCGGGCCCAAGCGCCCCAGCCCAAAGCGTAGACAAGCCCGTACCCATGATGAGACGGCGGTCTACTAACTACATGGATGCGCTAAATTCCCGAGAACAAGCTCGGGAGCGCGAAAGCAGCATCGAGGAGCACGCCCCAGGTGCCGAACGTAGAAGCAGCGGTCCCATGGACTTTCAAAACATCATCCACAATATGCAATATAAGGCCACTAATGATTCTGACCTGAGCCACGCGGGCGTGGACATGGGTGACTCCATTTCACATTCACCTGTCGGTTCTCGCGCCGGTAAAAAAccaattttcaagaactcGTATCTTGACAGCAATAGCAGTAATGGTAACGGCACAAGAATCCCACGCGATTCCGCTCCTCAGTTAAGCACGCGCAGAAAGTCTTCTTTCAAGTACGAGGACTTCAAAAAGGATATCTATAACCAGCTTCATATGTTCGAAGACAAATGA